The window CTCGTGGCTGACGGCGACACCACCATTACCGGCGCACACCACGTGGACGTGTCCTTTCCGGGATTCTTCGACACGCTCTACGACCTCGGCGCGAGCGTCGCACTCGACTGAACCCCCACGCTTCTTACCGCACGGGTTCTTCCACCGGTATGCTCCGTTCCAGCCTCGCCGAGACGCTCGCCCGCGACGAACTCGAACCCGGGTTCGTTCGGCCCGCCTACGACGACTACTGCTTCGCGCACGTCTCCGGCACCGCCGCCGACGTGCTCGGTGAAGACGTTGGCCCCGCGCTCCCCGAGGACGCCCTCCAGAACGTCGACGCGGACGCCTCCACCGTCGTCGTCCTGCTCGTGGACGCGCTCGGGTTCGAGCACGCCAGCCGGCTCGCGGACTCGAACGGCCTCATGGGTGGGTTCGTCGAGCACGGCGCGGTGACGCCGCTCACCTCGACGTACCCCTCGGAGACGGCGGCGTGCGTCACGACGATGCAGACGGCGCGCTATCCCGTCGAGCACGGCCTGCTCGGGTGGAACGCGTACGACCCGGACGCGGACGCCGTGTACGAGTCTCTCCCGATGCTCGCGAAGGACGGTGGCGAACTCTCGCTCACCGCCCGCGAGCGCTTCGACGGCGACACAGTCTTCGACCGACTCGACGCGGCGGGCGTGGACTGCCACACCGTGCAGGAGCACGAGACGCCGACGGACGCCGCGACCGATCACCACTGCGAGACCGTCGGCGAGTTCGCCGCGACGCTCGCCGAAGTCGTCGACGAGGCCGCGGACGAGGAGCGCTCGTACGTCTACGCCTACTACTCCGGCGTGGACGCAACCGGCCACCACGTCGGCCCCGGCCATCCCGCGTACGAACTGGAGGGGCACGCGGTGCTGTCCGCCGTCGAGCGCGCGCTCGGCGACGTGTCCGCTGCCGCGAAGGACGAGACGCTGCTGACGCTCACGGCCGACCACGGACAGGTGGACACGACGGGCGAGAAGCGCACGCTCGACGCGCTCGACGGCGTGCTGGACGAACTCCAGCACGACCGCTCGGGAACGCCGCTCGTGCTCGGCGGCCCGCGGAACGTCCACCTGCACGTGGACGGCGACCGCTCGCGGGTGCGGGCGGCGCTCGACGGCGAGGACGCGCTCGTGTTCACCCGGGAGGAGGCGCTTGAGGGCGATCTCTGGGGGCCGGGCGAGCCGGGGCCCGCGTTCGAGCGGAACTGCGGCGACCTCGTCGTCGTCCCCCGGGAGGGGATGCTGTGGTACGCCGCGGAGGAACACCAGCTCGAGCTGGTGGGGATGCACGGCGGACTCGATCCCCGGGAGATGCTGGTGCCGTTCGCGGCCGCGGGGCTCGCGGACATCTGCTAGCACGGGACTCTCGGCGGGGCGCGTCGGTCGAGTCCCGGGGTTTCGCGGGGCCGACGCGCGCGACGGCTACGTCACGCCCGGTCTGGGCGCGTCCTCGTATTTGAATAGTCGGTTGCGTGGAGTACAAACCCTAAATGCGCCCGCAACAGAGAGAGTGGTATGAACGGAAATCGGTTCGGGCGGCTGTTCCAGGTGACGACGTACGGGGAGAGCCACGGCCCCGGCATGGGCGTCACCGTCTCCGGCTGTCCCGCGGGTCTCGAACTCTCGGAGGAAGACGTGCAGCGCGAACTCGACCGCCGCAAGCCCGGCCAGTCGATGATAACGACCTCTCGCGGCGAACCCGACGAGGTTTCGATTCAGTCGGGTCTGCAGGACGGCTACACGACCGGAACGCCCATCGGGATGACTATCGAGAACAAGGACGCGCGCTCCGGGAAGTACGAGCCGTTCATCACCGCCCCGCGTCCCTCGCACGGCGACTTCACGTACTCGGCGAAGTTCGGGACGCGGAACTGGGGCGGCGGCGGCCGGTCGTCCGCGCGTGAGACCGTGAACTGGGTCGCTGCGGGCGCTATCGCGGACAAAATCCTGGAATCCGAGGGCATCCAGGTGAAGGCGCACGTGAACCAAATTGGGGACATCGAGGCGCCCGAGGTGTCCTTCGAGGAGCTGCTCGAACACACTGAGGAGAACGACGTGCGGTGTGCGCACCCCGAGACCGCCGAGCGGATGCAGGAGCGCATCGAGGAGTACCAGGAGGAAGGTGACTCCATCGGCGGCTCCATCTACTTCGAGGTGCAGGGCGTGCCGCGCGGACTGGGCGCGCCGCGGTTCGATTCGGTGAGCGCACGCCTGGGGCAGGCGCTGATGGCGGTGCCGGCGGCGACGGCGTTCGAGTTCGGACTCGGACGGGACGCCCGCGAGTACACCGGCTCGGAGCGCAACGACGAGTGGGAGTTCGGCGAGCTGGAGTCGCGTAGCGACGCCGAACGAGCGAGCGGTGACGAACCGCGGGCAAGCGGCGACCCTGTTCCCGTGGAGAACGACCACGGCGGCATCCAGGGCGGTATCACGACGGGCGAACCGATTTACGGCGAACTGACGCTGCACGCGCCCACGTCGATTCCGAAACCCCAGGAGACCGTGGACTGGGAGACGGGCGAGGAGAAGACGGAGCAGGTCATCGGCCGCCACGACCCCGTCCTCCCGCCGCGCGGCGTGCCCGTCGTGGAGTCGATGCTCTCGCTCACCATCGTGGACTTCATGCTGCTTTCGGGCCGCATCAACCCCGACCGGCTCGACGGCCGGCCCGGCGAGTACGACACGGGCTACCATCCGAGCAGTCCGCGAAACGAGTAGTCAGGCGCGTCGCGCGACGAACGCCTCGCCGTCGAACCGGAACGTCCGCGCGCCCGCGTCGTAGCCGACGATGCCGTCGACGGTGCCGTCGTCGGTGTGAAGCTCGACCCGGACGACGCCGGACTCGAAGAACGGAAGCGTGTTGCGCAGGCCGCGGTTCCGCCGCCGCATCACTTGCTCCGGGATGAGTCGCGTGTCAGCGGTCTCGGCTCGTTCGACGACGAGCGTCGCATCCCCGCCCGTATCGGCGTCACGGCCCGGGCCAGTGACGGTGACGACGCCGTCGGATCGGGACGTGGTGACGCCGTCCGTCGGCGTCACGGAGACTGCGGGCGCGTCGAAGTCGAACAGCGCGGCGTGCGTCGGGCCGTCCTCGCTCGACATGCTCACGTGGAAGGCGTAGCGGCCGCCGCCGAGGTAGCCGAGCGCGATGGCGTCCTCGCACTCGACGCTCGGGCTGTTGAACGCGTGCAGCGTCCACGTGTGCGTGTCGCCCGGCGCGAGCGGCGTCAGCGGAACCGGAATCGCCCACGGAGCGATGTGATACCACTCGCCGTCGACCTGTTTGTAGAGCGCCCAGTCGTAGAAGTTTCCGGAGAGCGGCTCCGTCAGGTGGTTGTAGAGCGTGAACGACACCGGGGCGGGCGCGTCCACCTGCTCCGTGTTCGGCTGAAGGAAGGTCGGGGTCTTGGGCGTCGCCCCGTGATACCACTGGGGGGATTGCTTCTCGAACGCGGGCGGCGTCGCGTTCTCGAAGCGCGAGCGTTCCGCCGGGCCGGGCTTCGATGTCTGCCAGACGGAGAGCGTCAGCGGGTCGTCCGCGTACCCGAACGCGTACCGTCCGGTCGGTATCGACCCCGGTTCTCGCGGCACGACCGCGAACTCCCCGACGAGCGTGTCGCCGGCCGCGAGGTCGACGGCTTCCGGCTGCCAGCGGTCGGGCGCGGCGTCGAGATACCAGCCGCCCGATTGGGCGCGCGCGACCCCCGGGGCAGTCGTCGCGAACCCGTGGTCTTCGGTCGGCGCGAGGTAGAGCGTGTGGTCGTAGTCGCGGCCCGGAGACGCGTGCGGCGTCGCGCCGAACGGCGGTACGTCGCCGAGGCGGAGCGTGCTCTCGTACTCGGTGTCGTTCCTCAGCGTCGCCGTCACCCGCGCCGGATGGTCGGCGGTCGCGGTCGCGGACAGCCACGCCCGCATCACCACACCGCTCGACAGGCGTCGCCGCCCGCCGAGCAGGCTCACCGTCCGGTCTCGGGTCTCGAACACCGCCGTCGTCGCGTCAGCGAGCCCCGTCTCCGGGGGCGTCGGCGCATCGTTCGCGGTGGACGTGGTCGTTCGCGTCGAGTCGTCCCCGTGGGTCGTCGTCCCGTTTGCCCCGTCTGTTCGCCCGTTACAGCCCGCGATCGCCGCCACGCCCCCCGCGGCGAGCGACGACAGGAGAGCACGTCGCTTCATATCACGCTCGTCGCCCACCAGGGGGAAGCGCCTTGTGGAGGCGAAAACGCCTGTTTCAGTCTGCGGCGATGCACCTAACCCGCTCGCCGCCCACGAACCGGATGATGGACGCCCGGCAGGAGACCCAGCGCAACCCGTACGGGATGGACGAGGAGTGCACGAACTGCGCGCGCGCCGACGGCCGCGACCGCGTCGTGCACGGCTACGGGGACGTGAGCGCGGACTTCGTCTTCGTCGGGCACAGTCCGAGCGAGGCCGCCGAAGCCGCCGGCGTC is drawn from Salarchaeum sp. JOR-1 and contains these coding sequences:
- a CDS encoding alkaline phosphatase family protein; the encoded protein is MLRSSLAETLARDELEPGFVRPAYDDYCFAHVSGTAADVLGEDVGPALPEDALQNVDADASTVVVLLVDALGFEHASRLADSNGLMGGFVEHGAVTPLTSTYPSETAACVTTMQTARYPVEHGLLGWNAYDPDADAVYESLPMLAKDGGELSLTARERFDGDTVFDRLDAAGVDCHTVQEHETPTDAATDHHCETVGEFAATLAEVVDEAADEERSYVYAYYSGVDATGHHVGPGHPAYELEGHAVLSAVERALGDVSAAAKDETLLTLTADHGQVDTTGEKRTLDALDGVLDELQHDRSGTPLVLGGPRNVHLHVDGDRSRVRAALDGEDALVFTREEALEGDLWGPGEPGPAFERNCGDLVVVPREGMLWYAAEEHQLELVGMHGGLDPREMLVPFAAAGLADIC
- the aroC gene encoding chorismate synthase, encoding MNGNRFGRLFQVTTYGESHGPGMGVTVSGCPAGLELSEEDVQRELDRRKPGQSMITTSRGEPDEVSIQSGLQDGYTTGTPIGMTIENKDARSGKYEPFITAPRPSHGDFTYSAKFGTRNWGGGGRSSARETVNWVAAGAIADKILESEGIQVKAHVNQIGDIEAPEVSFEELLEHTEENDVRCAHPETAERMQERIEEYQEEGDSIGGSIYFEVQGVPRGLGAPRFDSVSARLGQALMAVPAATAFEFGLGRDAREYTGSERNDEWEFGELESRSDAERASGDEPRASGDPVPVENDHGGIQGGITTGEPIYGELTLHAPTSIPKPQETVDWETGEEKTEQVIGRHDPVLPPRGVPVVESMLSLTIVDFMLLSGRINPDRLDGRPGEYDTGYHPSSPRNE